One Peterkaempfera bronchialis DNA window includes the following coding sequences:
- a CDS encoding DoxX family protein, with translation MNRTERGTDAAALLLRATLGPMLVAHGWNKVRGPGGLDGTTGWFRALGLEPAAVHARLAAATELAAGAAITVGAGGPFPSAAAVGLMGVAARTDHRGKGFFVFKGGWEYTAVVAGAAVAAAALGPGRWSADGLLHGRIRGGTGAALTAALLGAGGAAALLRAAYRPQRTEGSTGTAEETA, from the coding sequence ATGAACAGGACCGAAAGGGGAACCGACGCGGCAGCGTTGCTGCTGCGCGCCACCCTGGGACCGATGCTGGTCGCGCACGGCTGGAACAAGGTGCGCGGCCCGGGGGGATTGGACGGTACGACCGGGTGGTTCCGTGCGCTGGGGCTCGAACCGGCCGCGGTCCACGCCAGGCTTGCCGCGGCCACGGAACTCGCGGCCGGCGCGGCGATCACGGTCGGCGCGGGCGGCCCCTTCCCGTCGGCGGCTGCCGTCGGCCTGATGGGCGTCGCCGCCCGTACCGACCATCGGGGCAAGGGCTTCTTCGTCTTCAAGGGAGGCTGGGAGTACACCGCCGTGGTCGCGGGAGCGGCGGTCGCCGCTGCCGCGCTCGGACCGGGCCGGTGGTCCGCCGACGGACTGCTGCACGGCCGCATCCGGGGCGGGACCGGGGCCGCGCTGACGGCGGCACTGCTGGGTGCGGGCGGAGCTGCCGCGCTCCTGCGGGCGGCGTACCGCCCGCAGCGCACGGAGGGGAGTACCGGGACCGCCGAGGAGACGGCGTGA
- a CDS encoding thiolase C-terminal domain-containing protein has product MSDRPLPQPSLASAAFWSGGKDGILQIHRCGDCGRWLHPPLPSCPSCRSRDVSPQAASGRATVVGFTVNHQQWLPTMPPPYVVAIVALEEDEEARLTTNIVHCAPEDVRIGMRVRVVFEQHDDVWIPLFEPDPDVPADAPAADPADRRAPVRPMVSPAKFEDKVALTGVGVSEVGRRLMRDPLSLSVDAATAAVADAGLEWSDIDGLSTYPGGSLSPGMSEGGIMALEEALHLHPTWVNGGSELPGQIGSITAAMLAVASGLCRHVLCVRTVWEASQQHLARTGAWHTAASRADGMMEFRAPFGAVSAANWIACHASRYMHRYGDDRETLGWIALTARDGARRNPEALHRTPLTMDEYLGARMISSPFGLYDCDVPVDGAVAVIVSAVETAPDRPKPPVLVEAVGTQITERLSWDQGTLSHLPQAHGPAAHLWTRTELGPDDVDVALLYDGFTFNALSWLEALGFCEAGGARDFIDKGRGIALDGRLPLNPHGGQLSAGRLHGYGFVREAMLQLRGEAQDRQVADARVAVATAGGGVPSGALLLRRG; this is encoded by the coding sequence ATGTCCGACCGTCCTCTCCCCCAGCCCTCCCTGGCCAGCGCGGCCTTCTGGTCCGGCGGGAAGGACGGGATCCTGCAGATCCACCGCTGCGGGGACTGCGGCCGCTGGCTGCACCCTCCGCTGCCCTCGTGCCCCTCCTGCCGGAGCCGTGACGTCTCGCCCCAGGCCGCCTCGGGACGCGCCACGGTGGTGGGGTTCACCGTCAACCACCAGCAGTGGCTGCCCACGATGCCGCCGCCGTACGTCGTGGCGATCGTCGCGCTGGAGGAGGACGAGGAGGCCAGGCTCACCACGAACATCGTGCACTGCGCCCCGGAGGACGTCCGGATCGGCATGCGGGTCCGGGTCGTCTTCGAGCAGCACGACGACGTCTGGATCCCGCTCTTCGAACCGGACCCCGACGTGCCCGCCGACGCCCCCGCCGCGGACCCCGCCGACCGGCGGGCCCCCGTGCGGCCCATGGTGTCCCCGGCGAAGTTCGAGGACAAGGTGGCCCTGACCGGGGTCGGCGTCTCCGAGGTGGGCCGACGGCTGATGCGTGATCCGCTCTCGCTCTCGGTGGACGCGGCGACAGCCGCGGTGGCGGATGCCGGGCTGGAGTGGTCGGACATCGACGGACTGTCCACGTACCCGGGCGGCAGCCTGAGCCCCGGTATGAGCGAGGGCGGCATCATGGCACTGGAGGAGGCCCTGCACCTCCATCCGACCTGGGTGAACGGCGGTTCCGAACTTCCCGGCCAGATCGGCTCGATCACCGCGGCCATGCTGGCCGTCGCCTCGGGGTTGTGCCGCCATGTGCTGTGCGTGCGCACCGTCTGGGAGGCCAGCCAGCAGCATCTGGCCCGGACCGGCGCCTGGCACACCGCGGCGAGCCGCGCCGACGGGATGATGGAGTTCCGCGCGCCGTTCGGGGCGGTGTCCGCGGCCAACTGGATCGCCTGCCACGCCTCCCGCTACATGCACCGTTACGGTGACGACCGGGAGACCCTCGGCTGGATCGCGCTCACCGCCCGCGACGGCGCCCGCCGCAACCCCGAGGCGCTGCACCGCACCCCGCTCACCATGGACGAGTATCTCGGCGCCCGGATGATCTCGTCGCCGTTCGGCCTGTACGACTGCGACGTCCCGGTCGACGGGGCGGTCGCCGTCATCGTGTCGGCCGTCGAGACCGCCCCGGACCGGCCCAAGCCACCGGTCCTGGTGGAGGCCGTGGGCACGCAGATCACCGAGCGGCTTTCCTGGGACCAGGGCACGCTCAGTCACCTCCCGCAGGCCCACGGGCCGGCGGCCCACCTGTGGACCCGGACGGAACTCGGCCCGGACGACGTGGATGTGGCCCTGCTGTACGACGGGTTCACCTTCAACGCGCTGTCGTGGCTGGAGGCCCTCGGGTTCTGCGAGGCCGGAGGGGCGCGGGACTTCATCGACAAGGGCCGCGGCATCGCCCTCGACGGCCGCCTCCCCCTGAACCCGCACGGCGGCCAGCTCTCCGCAGGCCGGCTGCACGGATACGGCTTCGTCCGCGAGGCCATGCTGCAACTGCGCGGCGAGGCACAGGACCGCCAGGTGGCGGACGCCCGGGTGGCCGTGGCCACGGCGGGCGGCGGTGTGCCGTCGGGTGCCCTGCTGCTGCGGCGCGGCTGA
- a CDS encoding thiolase family protein, with the protein MTQAVVVATCRTAVGTAFKGTLARTGAPELADAVVGEVVRRSGLRGEAFDDLILGESRYGGGDIARHAAVTAGLTSVPGVAVNRHCASSLTTVAMAAAGIRAGMDEALIAGGVQSLSTSPEMRRRDPVTGEMEERWESPAHPSTPTAPNDDMSISVGWNAARLTGLTREEQDAWALRSHHRALAAIDQGLFTEEIVPVTALLADGTTTLFSVDEYPRRGTSAEKLAALKPLHPEIEGFSVTAGNSSGLNDAAAALALTSDALAAREGLTPLATVRAWASVGVDPERTGLAPAPAIRKALSRAGVPVGAVALWEINEAFASVSLAAVRELGLDEETVNIHGSGCSIGHPVAATGARMLTTLVNDLRRRGGGIGVAAMCAGGGQATAMVVEV; encoded by the coding sequence ATGACACAAGCCGTGGTGGTCGCCACCTGCCGCACCGCTGTGGGCACCGCGTTCAAGGGGACGCTCGCGCGGACCGGCGCGCCGGAGCTCGCCGACGCCGTTGTCGGCGAGGTGGTCCGGCGTTCCGGACTGCGGGGCGAGGCCTTCGACGACCTGATTCTCGGGGAGTCCCGCTACGGAGGCGGTGACATCGCGCGGCACGCCGCCGTGACCGCCGGTCTGACCTCGGTTCCCGGCGTCGCGGTCAACCGGCACTGCGCCTCAAGCCTCACCACCGTGGCCATGGCGGCGGCCGGCATCCGCGCGGGCATGGACGAGGCGCTGATCGCGGGCGGTGTCCAGTCGCTCTCCACCTCGCCCGAGATGCGGCGGCGCGATCCGGTCACCGGTGAGATGGAGGAGCGCTGGGAATCGCCGGCACACCCCAGCACGCCCACGGCGCCCAACGACGACATGTCGATATCGGTGGGGTGGAACGCGGCACGGCTGACCGGCCTCACCCGGGAGGAGCAGGACGCCTGGGCGCTGCGCTCGCACCATCGGGCGCTCGCGGCGATCGATCAGGGACTCTTCACCGAAGAGATCGTTCCGGTCACGGCACTGCTCGCCGACGGCACGACCACCCTGTTCTCGGTGGACGAGTATCCGCGCCGCGGCACCTCGGCCGAAAAGCTGGCCGCCCTCAAGCCGCTGCACCCCGAGATCGAGGGATTCTCGGTGACGGCGGGCAACTCCAGCGGCCTCAACGACGCCGCAGCCGCTCTCGCCCTCACCAGCGACGCCCTCGCCGCGCGTGAGGGACTCACGCCGCTCGCGACGGTCCGGGCCTGGGCGTCGGTCGGTGTCGACCCGGAGCGGACCGGGCTCGCCCCCGCACCCGCGATCCGCAAGGCGCTGTCCCGAGCCGGTGTCCCGGTGGGCGCTGTGGCCCTGTGGGAGATCAACGAGGCCTTCGCGTCCGTCTCCCTCGCCGCCGTGCGCGAGCTGGGCCTGGATGAGGAGACGGTGAACATCCATGGCAGCGGGTGCAGCATCGGGCACCCGGTCGCGGCCACCGGGGCCCGCATGCTCACCACCCTCGTCAACGACCTGCGCCGCCGGGGCGGAGGGATCGGTGTGGCCGCGATGTGCGCAGGCGGCGGCCAGGCCACCGCGATGGTGGTGGAAGTCTGA
- a CDS encoding DUF2889 domain-containing protein, with the protein MSICAEPAPPPSYWAAPPGTWSGSPTTSGSSPKPSDEPVRPSAQAEAPASRPGRSPRTGRPARVGQCGAASAGRTAGRPLTGLRAEVRAHFTGTSTCTHLNDTPRALEDVPHLWGPAADQPDDGHRAPLKSTEPSGT; encoded by the coding sequence ATCTCCATCTGCGCCGAGCCCGCTCCTCCTCCCTCCTACTGGGCAGCGCCTCCTGGCACCTGGAGCGGATCTCCGACCACCTCGGGCTCGTCCCCGAAGCCGTCTGACGAGCCCGTCCGCCCGTCCGCCCAGGCCGAAGCGCCGGCCTCGCGTCCTGGGCGGAGCCCGCGCACGGGTCGGCCGGCACGGGTCGGCCAGTGCGGGGCGGCCAGTGCGGGGCGGACGGCCGGACGGCCGTTGACGGGCCTGCGGGCAGAGGTCCGGGCCCACTTCACCGGTACGTCCACCTGCACCCATCTCAACGACACGCCGCGCGCCCTGGAGGACGTACCGCACCTCTGGGGCCCGGCAGCGGATCAGCCCGATGACGGACACCGGGCACCGTTGAAGTCCACCGAACCGTCCGGAACATGA
- a CDS encoding acyl-CoA dehydrogenase family protein codes for MAVADEEREDLRRTVRDFLDRVSPSDQVRRAMETERGWDPQVWRRLAEELGLAGLLVPEKHGGAGAGAPELAVVMAEMGRSLLCAPFLSTAVLSVAALTGSDDETACADLLPAIAEGRTIAALAFAEGEAPRDLAAITTTARPDGDGGHVLHGVKDWVVDGAAADLLLVAARTGSGLSLFAVDSAAAGETVTARRLDALDLTRALAQVTLDGAPARLIGREGGAEEALRGALDLATVALAAEQSGGLRKCLDTAVEYAQTRVQFGRPIGSFQAIKHKCAQLLLEAESADAAVEEAAEHPGEPIGVSAAAAYCAEAYVRASAENLQIHGGIGFTWEHDAHLHLRRARSSSLLLGSASWHLERISDHLGLVPEAV; via the coding sequence GTGGCCGTTGCCGACGAGGAGCGCGAGGACCTGCGCCGCACGGTCCGGGACTTCCTCGACCGTGTCTCGCCCTCCGACCAGGTGCGCCGCGCCATGGAGACCGAGCGGGGCTGGGACCCGCAGGTGTGGCGACGCCTGGCCGAGGAACTGGGCCTGGCCGGACTGCTGGTGCCCGAGAAGCACGGCGGGGCGGGTGCCGGAGCGCCCGAACTCGCCGTGGTCATGGCCGAGATGGGGCGTTCTCTGCTGTGCGCTCCGTTCCTGTCCACCGCAGTCCTCTCCGTGGCCGCCCTCACCGGCAGTGACGACGAGACGGCGTGCGCGGACCTCCTGCCGGCCATCGCCGAGGGCCGTACGATCGCGGCCCTGGCCTTCGCGGAGGGGGAGGCCCCGCGCGACCTCGCGGCGATCACCACGACGGCCCGGCCGGACGGGGACGGCGGTCACGTCCTGCACGGTGTCAAGGACTGGGTGGTCGATGGGGCCGCAGCCGACCTGCTCCTGGTCGCCGCGCGCACCGGCAGCGGGCTCTCCCTGTTCGCGGTGGACAGCGCGGCCGCCGGGGAGACGGTCACGGCCCGGCGGCTGGACGCCCTCGACCTCACCCGTGCCCTGGCGCAGGTCACACTAGACGGCGCCCCGGCCCGGCTGATCGGGCGCGAGGGCGGAGCGGAGGAGGCTCTCCGAGGAGCCCTCGATCTGGCCACGGTGGCGCTGGCCGCCGAACAGAGCGGTGGCCTGCGGAAGTGCCTCGACACGGCGGTCGAGTACGCGCAGACGCGCGTCCAGTTCGGCCGCCCCATCGGCTCCTTCCAGGCCATCAAGCACAAGTGCGCCCAACTCCTCCTGGAGGCCGAGTCCGCCGATGCGGCCGTGGAGGAGGCCGCCGAACACCCCGGCGAGCCGATCGGCGTCTCCGCCGCGGCCGCGTACTGCGCCGAGGCCTATGTCCGCGCCTCCGCGGAGAACCTCCAGATCCATGGAGGCATCGGCTTCACCTGGGAGCACGACGCCCATCTCCATCTGCGCCGAGCCCGCTCCTCCTCCCTCCTACTGGGCAGCGCCTCCTGGCACCTGGAGCGGATCTCCGACCACCTCGGGCTCGTCCCCGAAGCCGTCTGA
- a CDS encoding acyl-CoA dehydrogenase family protein, with protein sequence MSPAEELQAFLDVIAPPLHRAWPDSSAWEARLAWQKALHEGGWAAPHWPVEDGGRGLGIVDRLECDAVLAEAGAPDIAGIFGIKNVGPTLSVFGTPEQRESLPKILSTEEIWVQGFSEPDAGSDLASLRCRAVRQDDGSFVINGQKVWTSDGTLATHCMLLVRTDPDAPSHLGISALLVPLDTPGVERRPLRQITGGTGFAEMFFTDVQVPASALLGPLNDGWRVTMTTLGHERAGVVEYAAALERDVRGVVAGLRDGIADPVTRQELARRYVEAHAVGLMGERMMRALRAGDQPGAMQSVIKFGWSLTTQRLGETLLDVAGTQGLLAGPETHRFLESRAATIAAGTTEVMKNILAERVLGLPKK encoded by the coding sequence GTGAGCCCCGCCGAGGAGTTGCAAGCCTTCCTGGACGTGATCGCGCCCCCGCTGCACCGGGCCTGGCCGGACAGTTCCGCCTGGGAGGCCCGGCTGGCATGGCAGAAGGCCCTCCACGAGGGCGGCTGGGCGGCCCCGCACTGGCCCGTCGAGGACGGCGGCCGTGGACTGGGCATCGTGGACCGGCTGGAGTGCGACGCCGTCCTCGCCGAGGCCGGCGCGCCGGACATCGCCGGTATCTTCGGCATCAAGAACGTCGGTCCCACACTCTCCGTCTTCGGCACTCCGGAGCAGAGGGAGTCGCTGCCGAAGATCCTCTCCACGGAGGAGATCTGGGTACAGGGCTTCTCCGAGCCGGACGCGGGCAGCGACCTGGCGTCGCTGCGCTGCCGCGCGGTGCGGCAGGACGACGGCTCGTTCGTGATCAACGGCCAGAAGGTCTGGACGTCGGACGGCACCCTTGCGACACACTGCATGCTGCTCGTCCGCACCGATCCCGACGCGCCGTCCCACCTGGGCATCTCGGCACTCCTCGTCCCTCTCGACACGCCCGGTGTCGAACGCCGCCCGCTGCGGCAGATCACCGGGGGGACCGGCTTCGCGGAGATGTTCTTCACCGACGTCCAGGTCCCCGCAAGCGCCCTGCTCGGCCCGCTCAACGACGGCTGGCGGGTCACCATGACCACCCTCGGCCACGAGCGGGCCGGTGTCGTGGAGTACGCCGCCGCCCTCGAACGTGACGTGCGGGGCGTCGTGGCGGGCCTGCGGGACGGCATCGCCGACCCCGTGACCCGGCAGGAGCTCGCCCGCCGCTATGTCGAGGCCCACGCGGTCGGTCTGATGGGCGAGCGGATGATGCGGGCCCTGCGTGCGGGCGACCAGCCCGGCGCGATGCAATCGGTGATCAAGTTCGGTTGGTCGCTCACCACCCAGCGGCTCGGCGAGACCCTCCTGGATGTCGCCGGTACGCAGGGGCTGCTCGCCGGGCCCGAGACGCATCGCTTCCTGGAGAGCCGTGCGGCCACGATCGCCGCCGGCACCACCGAGGTCATGAAGAACATCCTGGCCGAGCGTGTGCTCGGTCTGCCGAAGAAGTGA
- a CDS encoding crotonase/enoyl-CoA hydratase family protein, whose product MSDEVLVESRDGVTVVTINRPRARNAVNGAVSAAMAAAFEEFEARKDVSVAIVTGAGGTFCSGMDLKAFLAGEDVLHPERGLAGITRRPPRKPVIAAVEGYALAGGCEVVLACDLVVAAENAKFGIPEVKRGLVAGAGGLLRLPHRIPRAVAMELALTGDFLDAAEAKAHGLVNKVTEAGGALAGAWELAARIAANGPLAVAATKEILVGSRDWTEEEGWSRQDGIMQPVFASADAREGATAFAEKRPPVWRGE is encoded by the coding sequence ATGTCCGACGAGGTGCTGGTCGAGAGCCGCGACGGCGTGACCGTCGTCACCATCAACCGACCGCGGGCGCGTAACGCCGTGAACGGCGCCGTGAGCGCGGCCATGGCCGCGGCATTCGAGGAGTTCGAGGCGCGCAAGGACGTGAGCGTCGCCATCGTCACGGGAGCCGGGGGCACCTTCTGCTCCGGGATGGATCTGAAGGCGTTCCTCGCCGGGGAGGACGTGCTGCATCCGGAACGGGGCCTGGCCGGCATCACGCGACGTCCCCCGCGCAAGCCGGTGATCGCCGCGGTCGAGGGGTACGCGCTGGCCGGCGGCTGCGAGGTGGTCCTGGCCTGTGATCTGGTGGTGGCGGCCGAGAACGCGAAGTTCGGCATTCCGGAGGTCAAGCGCGGCCTGGTCGCCGGCGCCGGCGGTCTGCTGCGGCTGCCGCACCGCATTCCGCGCGCCGTCGCCATGGAACTGGCCCTGACCGGCGACTTCCTGGACGCGGCCGAGGCCAAGGCCCACGGCCTGGTGAACAAGGTGACCGAGGCAGGCGGAGCGCTGGCCGGTGCTTGGGAGCTGGCCGCTCGTATCGCGGCGAACGGACCGCTGGCGGTCGCGGCGACCAAGGAGATCCTGGTCGGTTCGCGGGACTGGACGGAGGAGGAGGGATGGAGCCGCCAGGACGGCATCATGCAGCCGGTGTTCGCCTCCGCCGATGCCCGCGAGGGCGCGACCGCCTTCGCCGAGAAGCGCCCGCCCGTCTGGCGCGGCGAGTGA
- a CDS encoding enoyl-CoA hydratase-related protein: MSEEKASTAGTPAEREAGERPVLMRYEGPVAVVTLNRPQVLNAMTAEMAAAYADALRTADADPAVRAIVVTGAGRGFCAGADLSMLAQGPEAIRAFVPPAEDLPDLALRLGTPVVAAVNGPVAGIGFAYMLGSDIRFAARDARISTTFARLGLVAEYGLSWLLPRIVGMPWALELLLSGRTVDAEEAVRLGLVHHVTEPGETLDRALEYARELAANCSPASMAAIKAQVYADQERGRGAALRDTLALMDASFDGPDLAEALAARVQRRPPVFPERKPGPAAG, encoded by the coding sequence ATGTCCGAGGAGAAGGCGAGCACGGCAGGGACGCCGGCCGAGCGGGAGGCCGGCGAACGGCCTGTACTGATGCGGTACGAGGGCCCGGTGGCCGTGGTCACCCTCAACCGTCCGCAGGTGCTGAACGCCATGACCGCCGAGATGGCCGCTGCCTACGCCGACGCCCTGCGGACCGCTGACGCCGACCCCGCGGTGCGGGCGATCGTCGTCACCGGAGCGGGCCGGGGCTTCTGCGCAGGCGCCGACCTGTCGATGCTCGCGCAGGGACCCGAGGCCATCAGAGCCTTCGTGCCGCCCGCCGAGGACCTGCCCGACCTCGCGCTGAGACTCGGCACGCCGGTCGTGGCCGCGGTCAACGGGCCGGTCGCGGGCATCGGTTTCGCCTACATGCTGGGCAGCGACATCCGTTTTGCCGCACGTGACGCCCGGATCTCCACGACCTTCGCCCGCCTCGGTCTGGTCGCCGAGTACGGCCTCTCCTGGCTGCTTCCCCGGATCGTCGGGATGCCCTGGGCCCTGGAACTCCTGCTCTCGGGGCGCACGGTGGACGCCGAGGAGGCGGTCCGCCTCGGACTCGTCCACCACGTGACCGAACCCGGCGAGACCCTTGACCGTGCCCTGGAGTACGCCCGCGAACTCGCCGCGAACTGCTCGCCCGCCTCCATGGCGGCCATCAAGGCGCAGGTCTACGCGGACCAGGAGCGTGGGCGCGGTGCGGCGCTGCGCGACACGCTCGCCCTGATGGACGCCTCCTTCGACGGGCCGGACCTGGCGGAGGCGCTGGCCGCCCGCGTGCAGCGCCGTCCGCCGGTGTTCCCGGAGCGGAAGCCCGGTCCTGCGGCCGGCTGA
- a CDS encoding CaiB/BaiF CoA transferase family protein: MTNVMQGVKVMEVASWTFVPSAGAVLSDWGADVIKVEDPESGDPQRGLSVGNVGAKGVGGVSFIIEQPNRGKRSIGLNIGSPEGRELLLQLAAKCDVFVTNLLPHRLKRLGITVEDLRAVNPKIIYARGTGQGVRGPDADKAGFDGSSYFSRGGVAHMIKEPEAPWPPMQRPGFGDIVGGFALASGIAGALFKRERTGEPSVVDVSLLGLAAWQIAPDVVAAGLLGEENLPRFTTDDMPNPLVNYYPTADGRFVQLMMLQGDRFWPEVCALIERPDLLDDPRFKDAAVRFQNRVECIGELRKAFQARPLAEWKERMQSLEGAWAAVQTPGELHQDPQVLANGYLRPVRTADGSGSYTLVANPVQFDETPPDLTRAPDAGEHTDEILQDELGLDWDRIVELKVQSVVQ, translated from the coding sequence GTGACGAACGTGATGCAGGGCGTCAAGGTGATGGAAGTAGCGTCGTGGACGTTCGTCCCCTCCGCAGGGGCGGTCCTGTCGGACTGGGGTGCGGACGTCATCAAGGTCGAGGATCCGGAGTCCGGCGACCCGCAGCGCGGACTGTCCGTCGGCAATGTCGGCGCCAAGGGCGTCGGCGGTGTCAGCTTCATCATCGAGCAGCCCAACCGGGGCAAGCGGAGCATCGGACTCAACATCGGCTCCCCCGAAGGTCGTGAGCTGCTGCTCCAACTGGCGGCCAAGTGCGATGTCTTCGTCACCAATCTGCTGCCCCACCGGTTGAAGCGGCTGGGGATCACGGTCGAGGACCTTCGCGCGGTGAACCCGAAGATCATCTATGCGCGGGGGACCGGCCAGGGGGTGCGCGGACCCGACGCCGACAAGGCGGGCTTCGACGGGTCCTCGTACTTCTCCCGTGGCGGCGTGGCTCACATGATCAAGGAGCCGGAGGCTCCCTGGCCGCCCATGCAGCGCCCCGGATTCGGTGACATCGTCGGAGGTTTCGCCCTCGCGTCCGGTATTGCGGGGGCCCTCTTCAAGCGGGAGCGCACGGGTGAGCCGTCCGTCGTGGACGTCTCGCTGCTGGGGCTGGCGGCCTGGCAGATCGCCCCGGATGTCGTCGCCGCAGGGCTGCTCGGTGAGGAGAATCTGCCCCGGTTCACGACCGACGACATGCCCAACCCGCTGGTCAACTACTACCCGACGGCGGACGGGCGCTTTGTGCAGCTGATGATGCTGCAGGGCGACCGCTTCTGGCCGGAGGTGTGCGCGCTCATCGAGCGCCCCGACCTTCTCGACGACCCCAGGTTCAAGGACGCCGCTGTCCGGTTCCAGAACCGTGTCGAGTGCATCGGCGAGCTCCGCAAGGCGTTCCAGGCGCGCCCGCTGGCCGAGTGGAAGGAGCGCATGCAGAGCCTGGAGGGCGCCTGGGCCGCCGTCCAGACGCCGGGGGAACTGCACCAGGACCCGCAGGTGCTGGCCAATGGCTACCTCCGGCCGGTGCGGACCGCCGACGGCTCGGGGTCCTACACCCTGGTCGCCAATCCGGTGCAGTTCGACGAGACCCCGCCCGACCTCACCCGTGCCCCGGACGCGGGGGAGCACACGGACGAGATCCTGCAGGACGAGCTGGGCCTCGACTGGGACCGGATCGTCGAGCTCAAGGTCCAGTCCGTGGTGCAGTGA
- a CDS encoding PaaI family thioesterase, whose amino-acid sequence MTGHPLAGKIQQGGTWKAPRDADPGSAPGGPGFGDMIEALRVLQDTVTGAAPPPEIVEETTRTLRDLSAVLASHTVPEREQVVGHRMDLPGRGQALVPAFLPVEWDDSRVSGRVTFGRHYLGGNGAVHGGAIPLLFDEVLGRLASSGRTICRTAYLHVNFRRITPVGVELRLEAAFERDEGRKRVLTAALYDGDHVTADAEGLFIALRPGQP is encoded by the coding sequence GTGACAGGACACCCATTGGCCGGCAAGATCCAGCAGGGCGGCACCTGGAAGGCGCCCCGGGACGCCGACCCCGGCTCGGCTCCCGGCGGGCCCGGGTTCGGCGACATGATCGAGGCCCTGCGGGTACTGCAGGACACGGTCACCGGGGCCGCGCCGCCACCGGAGATCGTCGAGGAGACGACGCGCACCCTGCGCGACCTGTCGGCCGTCCTGGCGTCCCACACGGTCCCGGAACGGGAACAGGTCGTCGGCCACCGCATGGACCTGCCGGGACGCGGGCAGGCCCTGGTGCCTGCCTTCCTCCCGGTCGAGTGGGACGATTCCCGGGTCAGCGGGCGGGTCACCTTCGGCCGCCACTACCTCGGCGGCAACGGCGCGGTCCACGGCGGTGCCATTCCGCTGCTGTTCGACGAGGTCCTCGGCCGCCTGGCCAGCAGCGGGCGCACCATCTGCCGTACGGCGTATCTGCATGTCAACTTCCGCCGGATCACGCCGGTCGGTGTGGAACTGCGTCTGGAGGCCGCGTTCGAGCGCGACGAGGGCCGCAAGCGGGTCCTCACCGCCGCTCTCTACGACGGGGACCATGTCACCGCCGACGCGGAGGGCCTGTTCATCGCCCTTCGCCCCGGTCAGCCCTGA